One Bos taurus isolate L1 Dominette 01449 registration number 42190680 breed Hereford chromosome 14, ARS-UCD2.0, whole genome shotgun sequence genomic region harbors:
- the OPLAH gene encoding 5-oxoprolinase isoform X7, whose amino-acid sequence MPETLYEEVLEVDERVVLYRGEPGAGTPVKGCTGDLLEVQQPVDLGGLRGKLEGLLSRGIRSLAVVLMHSYTWAQHEQQVGALARELGFTHVSLSSEAMPMVRIVPRGHTACADAYLTPTIQRYVQGFRRGFQGQLKDVQVLFMRSDGGLAPMDSFSGSRAVLSGPAGGVVGYSATTYRVEGGQPVIGFDMGGTSTDVSRYAGEFEHVFEASTAGVTLQAPQLDINTVAAGGGSRLFFRSGLFVVGPESAGAHPGPACYRKGGPVTVTDANLVLGRLLPASFPCIFGPGEDQPLSPEASRKALEAVATEVNSFLTNGPCPASPLSLEEVAMGFVRVANEAMCRPIRALTQARGHDPSAHVLACFGGAGGQHACAIARALGMDTVHIHRHSGLLSALGLALADVVHEAQEPCSLPYAPETFAQLDQRLGRLEEQCVEALRAQGFPRSQISTESFLHLRYQGTDCALMVSAHQHPASARSPRAGDFGAAFVERYMREFGFIIPERPVVVDDVRVRGTGSSSLRLEDVPKAHSGPPRVDKMTQCYFEGGYQETPVYLLGELGCGHKLQGPCLIIDSNSTILVEPGCQAEVTETGDIRISVGAETASVVGTQLDPIHLSIFSHRFMSIAEQMGRILQRTAISTNIKERLDFSCALFGPDGGLVSNAPHIPVHLGAMQETVQFQIQQLGADLHPGDVLLSNHPSAGGSHLPDLTVITPVFWPGQTRPVFYVASRGHHADIGGITPGSMPPHSTSLQQEGAVFLSFKLVHGGVFQEEAVTEALRAPGKIPGCSGTRNLHDNLSDLRAQVAANQKGIQLVGELIGQYGLDVVQAYMGHIQANAELAVRDMLRAFGTARQARGLPLEVSAEDHMDDGSPIRLRVQINMSQGSAVFDFSGSGPEVFGNLNAPRAITLSALIYCLRCLVGRDIPLNQGCLAPVRVVIPKGSILDPSPDAAVVGGNVLTSQRVVDVILGAFGACAASQGCMNNVTLGNAHMGYYETVAGGAGAGPGWHGRSGVHSHMTNTRITDPEILESRYPVILRRFELRLGSGGRGRFRGGDGIIRELLFREEALLSVLTERRAFQPYGLMGGEPGARGLNLLIRKDGRTVNLGGKTSVPVYPGDVFCLHTPGGGGYGDPEDPAPLPGSPLQPLAFPERGSVYEYRRAQEAV is encoded by the exons ATGCCCGAGACGCTGTACGAGGAGGTGCTGGAAGTGGACGAACGGGTGGTGCTCTATCGAGGGGAGCCGGGTGCTGGGACACCCGTGAAAG GCTGCACAGGGGACCTACTGGAAGTGCAGCAGCCTGTGGACCTGGGGGGCCTGCGAGGGAAGCTGGAAGGTCTCCTGTCCCGGGGCATCCGTAGCTTGGCCGTGGTGCTCATGCACTCGTACAC GTGGGCCCAGCACGAGCAGCAGGTGGGCGCCCTGGCCCGGGAACTGGGCTTCACGCATGTGTCGCTGTCCTCGGAGGCCATGCCCATGGTGCGCATTGTGCCCCGGGGGCACACGGCCTGTGCTGACGCCTATCTCACGCCCACCATCCAGCGCTACGTGCAGGGCTTCCGACGTGGCTTCCAGGGTCAGCTCAAG GACGTGCAGGTGCTGTTCATGCGCTCCGACGGTGGGCTGGCGCCCATGGACTCCTTCAGCGGCTCCCGCGCTGTGCTCTCCGGCCCTGCGGGGGGCGTGGTTGGTTACTCAGCCACCACCTACCGGGTGGAGGGCGGCCAGCCAGTCATCGGCTTTGACATGGGAG GCACGTCTACCGACGTGAGCCGCTATGCTGGCGAGTTTGAGCATGTTTTCGAGGCCAGCACGGCTGGTGTCACCCTCCAGGCCCCCCAGCTGGATATCAACACTGTGGCAGCCGGTGGGGGCTCCCGCCTCTTTTTCAG GTCGGGCCTCTTCGTGGTGGGGCCAGAGTCTGCGGGAGCCCACCCTGGCCCCGCCTGCTACCGAAAAG GGGGCCCTGTGACAGTGACGGATGCTAATCTGGTCCTGGGTCGCCTGCTGCCTGCCTCCTTCCCCTGCATTTTTGGGCCGGGAGAGGACCAGCCACTGTCCCCGGAGGCGTCCCGAAAGGCCCTGGAGGCTGTGGCCACGGAGGTCAACAGCTTCCTGACCAATGGGCCTTGCCCGGCCTCCCCGCTgagcctggaggaggtggccatGGGGTTTGTGCGTGTGGCCAACGAGGCCATGTGTCGGCCCATCCGTGCACTCACGCAG GCACGAGGTCATGACCCCTCGGCCCACGTGCTGGCCTGCTTTGGGGGAGCTGGTGGGCAGCATGCTTGTGCCATTGCCCGGGCCCTGGGCATGGACACTGTGCACATTCACAG GCACAGTGGGCTGCTGTCGGCGCTGGGGCTGGCCCTGGCTGATGTGGTGCATGAGGCGCAGGAGCCCTGCTCCCTGCCATATGCTCCCGAGACCTTTGCGCAGCTGGACCAGAGGCTGGGCCGCCTGGAGGAGCAGTGTGTGGAGGCCCTGCGGGCccagggcttccccag GTCCCAGATCAGCACCGAGAGCTTCCTGCACCTGCGCTACCAGGGCACGGACTGCGCCCTGATGGTGTCTGCCCACCAGCACCCGGCCAGTGCCCGCTCACCCCGAGCTGGTGACTTTGGGGCAGCCTTTGTGGAGAG GTACATGAGGGAGTTCGGCTTCATTATTCCCGAGCGGCCGGTGGTGGTGGATGACGTGCGGGTCAGGGGCACCGGCAGCAGCAGCCTTCGCCTCGAGGACGTCCCAAAAGCCCATAGTGGGCCTCCCCGGGTAGATAAG ATGACCCAGTGCTACTTTGAGGGGGGCTACCAGGAGACCCCTGTGTACCTGTTGGGAGAGCTGGGCTGTGGGCACAAGCTTCAGGGGCCCTGCCTCATCATTGACAGCAACAG TACCATCCTGGTGGAGCCAGGCTGCCAGGCAGAGGTGACTGAGACTGGGGACATCCGCATCTCTGTGGGGGCTGAGACAGCCAGCGTGGTGGGCACGCAGCTTGACCCCATCCACCTTTCCATCTTCTCCCACCGCTTCATGAGCATTGCTG AGCAGATGGGCCGCATCCTGCAGCGCACGGCCATCTCCACCAACATCAAGGAGCGTCTGGACTTCTCCTGCGCCCTCTTTGGGCCCGACGGGGGGCTGGTCTCCAACGCCCCTCACATCCCTGTGCACCTGGGTGCCATGCAGGAGACGGTGCAGTTCCAG ATTCAGCAGTTGGGGGCTGATCTCCACCCCGGCGATGTGCTGCTGAGCAACCACCCCAGCGCGGGGGGCAGCCACTTGCCAGACCTGACTGTCATCACACCG GTGTTTTGGCCGGGTCAGACACGGCCTGTGTTCTATGTGGCCAGCCGTGGGCACCATGCAGACATTGGGGGCATCACACCAGGCTCCATGCCCCCCCACTCCACCAGCCTGCAGCAGGAGGGCGCGGTCTTCCTTTCCTTCAAACTTGTGCATGGGGGAGTCTTCCAGGAAGAGG CGGTGACTGAAGCCCTGCGGGCGCCAGGCAAGATTCCAGGCTGCAGCGGGACACGGAACCTGCACGACAACCTGTCGGATCTGCGCGCCCAGGTGGCGGCCAACCAGAAGGGCATCCAGCTGGTGGGCGAGCTCATCGGGCAGTACGGCCTGGACGTGGTGCAGGCCTACATGGGCCACATTCAG GCAAACGCGGAGCTCGCTGTGAGGGACATGCTCCGGGCCTTTGGAACTGCCCGGCAGGCCCGGGGCCTGCCCCTGGAGGTGTCTGCAGAGGACCACATGGACGACGGTTCCCCTATCCGACTCCGAGTGCAGATCAACATGAGTCAG GGTAGCGCGGTGTTTGATTTCAGCGGCTCAGGGCCAGAGGTGTTCGGCAACCTCAACGCGCCGCGGGCCATCACGCTGTCTGCGCTCATCTACTGTCTTCGCTGTCTGGTTGGCCGCGACATTCCACTCAACCAG GGCTGCCTGGCTCCGGTGCGCGTGGTGATTCCTAAAGGCTCCATCCTAGACCCTTCCCCCGACGCGGCCGTGGTGGGCGGCAACGTGCTCACGTCGCAGCGCGTGGTGGACGTCATCCTGGGGGCCTTCGGGGCCTGCGCCGCTTCCCAG GGCTGCATGAACAACGTGACCTTGGGCAACGCCCACATGGGCTACTACGAGACGGTGGCGGGCGGTGCGGGCGCGGGACCGGGTTGGCACGGGCGCAGCGGCGTGCACAGCCACATGACCAACACGCGCATCACCGACCCCGAGATCCTGGAGAGCAG GTACCCGGTTATCCTGCGCCGCTTCGAGCTAAGGCTGGGGTCCGGGGGTCGCGGCCGCTTCCGGGGCGGCGATGGCATTATCCGTGAGCTGCTTTTCCGCGAGGAGGCGCTGCTGTCCGTGCTGACTGAGCGCCGCGCCTTCCAGCCGTATGGCCTGATGG GGGGTGAGCCTGGTGCCCGGGGCCTAAACCTACTCATCCGGAAGGACGGCCGGACAGTAAACCTGGGTGGGAAGACCTCGGTGCCCGTGTACCCCGGG GACGTGTTCTGTCTGCACACACCAGGCGGTGGGGGCTACGGGGACCCGGAAGACCCCGCCCCACTGCCAGGTTCGCCCTTGCAGCCCCTAGCCTTCCCGGAGAGGGGCAGCGTGTATGAGTACCGCAGGGCCCAGGAGGCTGTGTGA